Part of the Arachis hypogaea cultivar Tifrunner chromosome 6, arahy.Tifrunner.gnm2.J5K5, whole genome shotgun sequence genome, AAGATTCACTCGAATGAATGAGAGTCTTTTTTGGAGATGAGATGGTGGGTTTATCAGATGACCCTTCCTACATTGatgtttgaaaattttcaagagttTAGGATCAAAAGCTAGTGATATTGAAATTCATATTAAAGAATTGAAGTTTGTCTAAAGTTACCTTGTTAGTCGGAGGAGCTTTTGTCGAGATTGGTCGTGCTTTCTTTCCTTGTCAAAGTTTTGGTGATTCAGGTTTCCTTTTGGAAGATTTTTGAATGGGTACGTCGATGATATTTGGAAAAGTCTTGATAAGGTTTTTGGAGATATCATCAAGTGATCGATTGTAGCGAGAGTAGTCGCCCACCACTCGACAAAGGACTTGGTAACATAAAGCTTCGAACAAAGTTGAGTGGGAAGTAGTGGCTTTGATATTTCTCGTTGCACTCGAGACATTTGTGAATTTCTCTctttttgttgaaatttatttGGCAAAGAGGAGGAGACTTGCTTGGACATAGTGTTGGTATAGCTTGAGAAAAACACATTTGTCTTGCAACATAATGGGGAGCATGTAGTGGTACTCGAACTTGTTCCTTTTTgtattgaggaatttctgtcggaAACACTTGGATGGCAAGGAAATTGGACCACATGGTGTTATTTGAATGTTGTTGTTCCTTATTCTCATCTTTTTGAACCAAAGAGAGTCGAAACCAGGTTGGTCCACATTTTTTGTCGACAAACGGAGCAAGCTTTAAGTCTTCATTTGAAAGTCTTTGCATGAATGAAGTTTCGAGAATGCTTCCCAGAAGAGTTCACTAGTAGAGTGAGAGTtgacaaaatttggttccaaggTAATCAATCGATGTCCTTTAGTGTTTTGTTTGACTGTGGAGGCAATTTCTTTGTGTTtcatatgtttttcaaaaatagcgTTCAACCAAAGCTATAATAACCAAAGAGGGCCTCCTGCGCTAATTGAAGTCTTGTTTCGAAGGCTGTCAACCATTTGTCCTAATTCGTCATAGAGACTGCATAGGAGTAACTTGGCTAGGCTAAATTTGCACTTTTCATGGATTAGGACAGCTAACGGAATGAACAATTTTTGTATATAAACCCTTCTTGAGCAGAAAATGATAGCGTTAAGCCAGTAGTATAAAAAGGCAACATCTTCATCATCTGTGACCAAACTACCATCATCTCCCATGTTGTGTTTGATGAATTCCCCATAAGAATTTTTCTCGATGATGTTGTATCTCCGTTCAAGCATCATATTGAAGATAGCCGTAGGTCCACTTAAAGAAAGCCTTATGATAGTTGCAACATCGAAGAGTATAGGTCTGATCATACCACACGAAAGATGGAAATTATTGGTGTTTTTGTTCCAAAAACATAGCGCAGCCCTAATCATTCAATGATATGTTGTTGGTGGAAAATGTGAGAGTCTGAGGAGATCATAAAATCTCCGAAACTTCCATTTTTCTAATTTCAGAGGCTCAATTCTCTTGTACCAAGCAAGAAAACTTGAGTTTTTGAAGGAAATATTGGGATTATTGCGAAATAGACGTTTGCTGTCAACAAAGGGAACCGCAAACAAGTCTTGTTTGATAAGTAAATCCTGACCTTCGATACTAGGGAAGTAATGAAAAACCTTTTTAGCTTGTCGAGGAGAATTCAAAGGGCTTACAAAGCAATGGAGTTCATTTTCGTCGGAGAAAGGGAAGAGAATCTTTTTGTTATTTATTGTATCAATTAGGTCTTCAATAATAGTGTCTGTTGTTTGAATTAGGATTTTCAAGCTTGAATGTTCGAAAACTTGAGTGATGGCATGTTCTTCTTGTTGTTTTTTCTTTAACTTCTGTTGAAGAGGTTATGAGAGGGGTTGATGTATCCATGTCTGTGAAATAAAGAAGGTGAAATTAGGTTTTGTAAGGAATATGTTTGGTGAAGATTAGGGAAGATGAAATGTATGAAGTAAAGCATATAGGATGAAATAGAAACATTTCAGAGAAAGTGTGAAAGAATGGAAGAGCCTGTAATACGAAATTTCTTGTAACAGTCAAGGAGAAATTGCGAAGTAGAAATAGGAAACTTTTTGAATTGTAAAGACGAAAGATTTTGggtttttatttagaaaaaaactTGTAGCCTTTTGGAAAGTTAAAAAGTTtagaagagagaaaaaagtaATTAAGTAGAAACGTCTGAAGTGGGCACAATTAATGAGACTGTGCAGATGTGATTGGTTAAGAGACGTGTGACATTAACTCTtcccattttttaattttagtttgatgtttaagaaaaaattttcaataaggatTAAATGTTTTACCTTCATGCATGAAAGCGACAATTCTAAAGAGACAATTTATTGGCTGAAATAAATCATAAGTTAAGAGATGTTGTGATCGAAATGTTGAAGATTGTGTGTTATAAGTCTCATCGAGTGTGATAAGTTCTTGTCGAATAAAGGAGATTGATAAGGAAAAAGGTAATTGGTTCGATGAAGATTGTCGAGATAAAGAGAAGCAGATCTGTTACAAATAATAAGATTAGAGATTCCTTCCAATTGGAGATGGTTATATAGTGTCCGCATTTGGTGGGAACAATTACTTTTCAGAGTTCTTTAGAAAGGGATATTTAGCAACATTTGATTGGTCAAAGAAATCTATAAATATATGAAGTTTAGGGAAAGCAAGATGTTGGAAttcattttcaaaaaatactcTTATACACTCACATTCCTAACAATTTTTTGAGTGTACCACAAACTTTTTTGTTAGGATTTATTCCATGTctttacattttttttcaaatttttctgtaatttccttTTATGTAAACTATTTTCCTTCAGTAAATTAATTGTCTTTTCTTTAAAGTTTTCGAATTATTGATTttagttttaagagtttttttaaCTTTGCTGaagtttctttattttgttttattaatctgtaattttcttttcttttaatttaaatttttaagttttagtTTACGTCATATTATTCTTTTGGTTCTGTTCAAAGAGAAATTTTTGGTGTATATTTAAAAAACtgatattcataataaaaaaaagaaaattttgttgTCAAATTATTAGatatccaataaaaaatttgtataacAGGATCATGTGAGTTTTCGCCTTAAACCCAAAATTTTATAACGACAAAAATACTCTTGAAAAAACATTTTTGGTCATTTaaatccaaaatttgaggagTGCCTTTCTTCCTATGGACTATTTCTATTCTACATTTACTGAAATGCCCCCACTGGGCCGTTTGTGGAATTTCGCCAATTTATGGGGCCATATTCACATTTACAGTAGTAGAGAATGCATTAAATTAAATAGATGATTCTATCTTTCTATCCAAAGTAATGCAGATGTAGATTGTAGAGGAACCATATTCATCTTGGCGCTTCTTTTTTTGGCAAGTGTTCCAAAATCTCAGGAACCATCAACCATGGTTAACACCTCCAAACTATTTCCCCTTTTTGGATTGTGTCCATTCCCAACTCAAAGCTCCACCATGAATGCCCAAACCCGAAACCCTCGCTCCAAAACCCGAAAGAAGCCATCGTCGTACGGCGCTTCTAGAAGATCAGCTCTCAAGAAAACCTTCACTCAGGAACAGGTCACCTTCACCGCCCCGCTCTCCCCCGACCCTCTCGTCGCCATCATCGGCGGCGGCATCTCCGGCCTCCTCTGCGCCTCCTTCCTCGAACAACGCGGCGTTCGCTCCACCGTTTTCGACACCGTCAGTGTTCTCTTCCTCACTCCCCTCATTTTCGCATTCGTCTTGTTTGTTAATAAACTAATTTAACATTGCAGGGTGTTCATGGTCTTGGTGGAAGATTGGGAACGAGGGTTGTTGATCGTAATTCGTTGGTATTTGACCACGCTGCTCAGTTCTTCACTGTCAATGATTCTCGTTTTGCTGAGCTGGTTCATGATTGGATCGATAAGGGTCTTGTCTCAGAGTGGAAGGGTCCCATTGGAGAGCTTCAGAGCGGTGGCAACTTTGTTCCTTTCCCATCATCTCCTCCAAGATACATTGCCACTCATGGAATGCGTTCCCTTGCTGATTCTTTACTTGCTCAGGTTATTCCATATTCAAGAAAGTACTAGCATTTTGTTGCATTCCACAATTAGGAGTGAATTTCAGTGTCTGTTACTTGAATTACACTTGTTTgcggttgttgttgttgttgtcaagatttttgtattttttggtgtTGTTCCCCTAACAAGAATCTAACTCTCTCAGTGCAGGCTCGCATGGTTAATGTGGTGAGACCGTGCTGGGTCAGCAAGCTCGAGCCCTTCAATGGGATGTGGCACTTGAGTGAAAATGGGAAACCTTGTGGCCAGTTCGATGCTATTGTTATTGCACACAATGGTAAATTTCCTTGTCTATCTTTTGCATATCTGCGACTGTGATTATGACTATGCTTTCATTTTTAATCTTTAGAAAGGGGAGAAGTTATCAAAGGTTTTTGTTTTTCGTACATGTCATCTCAAGTTTGGACTTTACCACAAAAATGTGCGACTGGAGTACCCTTTGCACAAACATTGCTTGATTTTTAGATTCTTCTAGTAACTACTGCTTCTTTGCCGACAGGAAAATGTGCGAATCGCTTGCTCATGACATCAGGGTTACCTTTAATTGCAAAACAAATGAAGGTAAATTCAGGAAATGCCCTGTTGACTTCATTTATAACCTGTACTCTTTTCTGGTTCGCTTACTGATAAAGCACAGTTATATACATCTCATACTGTTTTTGTTTTGCTTGTATTAGAGATTGGAACTGAGTTCAATATGGGCCCTTCTAGCGGCATTTGAGGACCCTCTTCCTTTTTGGGATGCCACAGAAGTTCCTTTTGAAGGAGCTTTTGTGCGAGGAGTTGATTCATTGTCATGGATGGCCAATAATACAAAGAAACTACAGAATTCTCATAATGGTGGTCCTCACTGTTGGACCTTCCTGAGCACTGCTGCTTATGGAAAACAGAACAAGGTTCCTCAGGTAAGGGGTTCAATTTTCAGTACAGTATGAGTTAGTTTCTTACTTTCTTTCATAAGTGTGAAATTGGCTAGACTTAGGATATAATGATCCATCGTTCATTACCTAGCGTCATGCATTGGCGAGGACAATATAGTGACATATATCACATGCATTCCCTTTTTTAAATCTTTCCCCATGTCTCTGGAAGTTGACCCAGCTTTTTATTGTTTATCAGGAAAACATCCCTGCTGCTACATCATCAAGGGTAACGGCAGAAATGCTAGAGAGTGTTGAGGCTGCTCTTGGACTATCAAAAGGGTCACTTCCAAAGCTGTCTTATACCAGGCTCCAATTATGGTGAGAGTCATGTTCATTTCCTTTGATATCACACATGCTCTCTCCATTGCATTTCTTGTGTGATTGTTCTCAGTCACAACTCAATCCTCAAAatgtttctgattgagatttgcaGGGGTGCAGCCCTCCCTACAAATACACCTCGAATTCCTTGCATCTTTGATCCCTTTGGAAGGGCTGGGATATGCGGTGATTGGCTGCTAGGTTCTAATATAGAGTCAGCAGTACTGAGTGGAATCGCTCTGGCTAACCACGTATGTTACTTTTAAGACAATGCTAAAGAAAATGCCAGTGCCTAGTTGGGCATTTTCAGCATACTGGATTCAATTTTACTCTGCCGTCAAGCGCAttgaaaatattctttttatgttggGTTGCAGATTGCAGACTATTTTCAAAGCACTGGAGCTGATCCTGCAGAATTTGCAGTCGGTTTAAATCAAGAGTTCCAACCACTGGAAGGCCATGATATTGGACAATTCCCAGGTTTGCGGTCAGATGATAAGATAGATGAAGCACAATTATACGAACTTGCAAAATAGGCCATGGTGCTCATGATCACGAAGGTCTCTTCTCTGGAAGCATAAAATTCATGACAGGTTTGATATCATATCCATGCAAAGGAAACCCCTGCTCCCCAGCGGGGAAAGTATTAACGTTAGAGATTCAACTAGAAATTGCAACTCTACTTAGGGGAAAAGGGGCCTTATTATCTCCCTTAACAGCCACATGACATGAAAATATGATACATGATTGTAATTAACTTGTATATTTTCAAgcaattaaaattttgtaaaattttcttCACTTAAAAATTAGGATAATGATTCTGGAGAGCATGTCATTATTCTTTTTGTAATGAATCAATAGCATCATGTTTGCTCTATTTGTTGTCTGTCTCTTTCACCGGCTATCTAACATACTAATTTTCATCATTTACCATAATTTTGTTGACTGAAAATTTGATATCAGAATTAGTTTAAAATGATGAGAAGTTATTAAAACATGATACAACTAGTGATCATATGTTGAATTGATGATCTTAACTTTGCCAAGCAATGGCTGGAAACAATTTTAGTACACTTTACTAAAAAATTATCTGAGCTACCTGTTGGTAATATGTTTTAGGATTCTAGGACAACCATTGATCGATAATTGTAATTGTTAACGACTTCTATTTAGTTAGTAATAGTATAAAAGATAAACTGCAACTAAAGATAAATAACATGAAAAGTATTGAGCTATGACTATCATAACGCTGGTGCTCATTGATCTTTCTCTAGAAAGCTCAAGTTACTTTTTGCTTTTAGTACATGCATATTTGGTGCATAAGTCAACTAGAAGGCAGGCCATAAAGGAAAAATAAGACAGACTTTCTGTTTCTATAATTCTAATAAGATTAACAGTACCTACATGATAATTTGCAATTTGCAATTTGCAAGCAAGTTATCCAAATGCTTCCTTTACTGAGATCTATAGAGCATATAATACATGAATGAGATTCGGTCTATGCAGAACCGAAACTTGCtaactataaataaaaaatatacgtatatataatatatatatgtatatctaTATTATGAACAAGAGGCAAGTTGAACATGACAAATAGGAGAGAATAGAAAAAGAGCAATCATAGCATTACATCCTTTGAAGAAGCAACGCAAAGAAGCTGGTGTTTTTATTTTGCTTGAATCCCATGGCTTCCTTGTATCTCCCCTAATTAAACTAAACAATCAAGAATCATCCATAGACCATAGCAGTTCTTCATCTCCCATTGAGGTTGACAAATTGTGAGTAGATGGCACCTGTATTATCACTGGTAGAATCCTGCTGCTGCCGCTGGCTAAGCTCATTCTGAACCCCAAGGCTCTGGCTCTTATTATGGCTTGCTGTGTCTTTGTCGTCTAAACTTATTTCTTCAAGCTCACTTTCTCCGCTGTGTGACACTGAAGAGTGAGTTGAACCACTCTCTTGCAGGGTGAGAGCAAATTCAAGATTCCATAACAGATCGTTCATGGTAGGACGTTCGACTCCAATGTCAGACAAGCACTTCTCAGCAGTGTCTACAAACTTCTTCAAGCTTTCTGGGTTGATCTTTCCCTTTAAAGaaggatcaatgatctcctctaGTGTTCCCCTTCTTTTGCATAGTAGTGCCCATTCTGCAAGACTAACCTGTTCCTTTGGAAGATTAGGATTCAAAACAGGCCTAGCACATAGAGCTTCAAACAGAACAACCCCAAATGAGTACACATCAGATTTCTCGGTCAGTTGCTGCCTTCTGAAGTATTCAGGATCCAAGTAGCCGAAACTTCCCTTCACCACAGTACTCACATGGCCGTTGTTCATGTTTGGACCTGTTTTTGACAACCCGAAATCCGAAACCTTTGCAGCCCAGTTTTCATCCAAGAGAATGTTAGTTGTCTTGACATCTCTATGAATGATGGTGTACTTAGCTCCAGTGTGAAGGTAGTGAAGCCCCCTTGCTGCTCCAATGCAGATCTCCAATCTTTGCTTCCATGAAAGAGTACCTAGACGTTTGTTTCCCTTGTAGAGATGGTCCCTGAATGTTCCCAGAGCCATGTAGTCATAAACCAGGCACATCTCATCATTGTCCTCGCAAAAACCAATCAGTGACACCAAATGCTTATGTCTCAGCTTGGAAAGCATCTCAATCTCAGTCTGGAACTCATTAACTCCTTGCTCAGATTCTGGATTTGATCTCTTGATGGCCACTTTCATTCCATTATCAATGACACCCTTGTAGACCTTTCCAAATCCTCCAACACCAATAACATTGGCCTCATCGAAGTTCTTCGTTGCATGCTTCATCTCCTGCAAGGTGAAATAGCGGCAAAGACCTTGAGCCATGGCAGTGACGTTGGAGCTACCGATGCTACTAGCAGACATGGAGGATTTGCTGGCTCCTGATGAGTTGCCATGTATGGGGAGCCAGCTTGAATGCGTGTGTTGTCCggcatatttcttcttcttatgGACAGCAAGACATATGGCAGCCACCAAGGCAAAACCAGCGGCACCACCCGCAGCGCCACCTATAACAACGGTCTTATTGTATGGTTTGTGGCTTTCAAACTTCTCTTCGCTTTCACGATTGAACCTGTCTGAAGGCGTAGGATTGGGGCCAGACAAGTCTGtgtcactgagcttgaaaatctCGAGACCATTAAGTATGGCATCAAGGTAAGAGGGCTTTGTAATACCATTTGGGTGAAGAGCAACCCAAAGTTGGTCACTATCAGCCCCATCTCTAGCATAAACCACAAAGTCTCTATATAATGGGATTCCTCTGCCTCCTGCCATTGCAATCACATCAATTCCAGCTTCTGCCATTTGGCTGTTAAGGAAGATATTGAAAGCAAGGTCATTGACTTCCTTGTTAAAGTAATCACAGAAATGCAGCCTAACAAGGTACATGGAGTTGGGATCAATTTGGAAAACCCATGTGAGGTTATAGCCCATATTGACATTCTTGTCAGTACCCATTGATCTTGATGTGA contains:
- the LOC112695414 gene encoding uncharacterized protein, whose amino-acid sequence is MVNTSKLFPLFGLCPFPTQSSTMNAQTRNPRSKTRKKPSSYGASRRSALKKTFTQEQVTFTAPLSPDPLVAIIGGGISGLLCASFLEQRGVRSTVFDTGVHGLGGRLGTRVVDRNSLVFDHAAQFFTVNDSRFAELVHDWIDKGLVSEWKGPIGELQSGGNFVPFPSSPPRYIATHGMRSLADSLLAQARMVNVVRPCWVSKLEPFNGMWHLSENGKPCGQFDAIVIAHNGKCANRLLMTSGLPLIAKQMKRLELSSIWALLAAFEDPLPFWDATEVPFEGAFVRGVDSLSWMANNTKKLQNSHNGGPHCWTFLSTAAYGKQNKVPQENIPAATSSRVTAEMLESVEAALGLSKGSLPKLSYTRLQLWGAALPTNTPRIPCIFDPFGRAGICGDWLLGSNIESAVLSGIALANHIADYFQSTGADPAEFAVGLNQEFQPLEGHDIGQFPGLRSDDKIDEAQLYELAK
- the LOC112695413 gene encoding receptor-like protein kinase ANXUR1 produces the protein MQESAGLLLVISLVLSNAILHVWSQDTGALLLTCGDEAGAKDLDGRQWSPDEKYLSKGSNSIASRATYQDPSLISEVPYMTARVFESKSTYKFPIKPDKRYWLRLHFYPSFYGSHDCADSYFSVTANSITLLSNFSASITCLALSQAYIDREYSLAALGSDTLTLTFKPADKNGAFAFVNGIQLIQMPELFDSASMVGFDQTFDAKSMHVQTMFRLNVGGKYLSPTQDSGLTRIWYDDYPYIYGASTGITTSAPSDVKLNYQSMPEYTAPSDVYLTSRSMGTDKNVNMGYNLTWVFQIDPNSMYLVRLHFCDYFNKEVNDLAFNIFLNSQMAEAGIDVIAMAGGRGIPLYRDFVVYARDGADSDQLWVALHPNGITKPSYLDAILNGLEIFKLSDTDLSGPNPTPSDRFNRESEEKFESHKPYNKTVVIGGAAGGAAGFALVAAICLAVHKKKKYAGQHTHSSWLPIHGNSSGASKSSMSASSIGSSNVTAMAQGLCRYFTLQEMKHATKNFDEANVIGVGGFGKVYKGVIDNGMKVAIKRSNPESEQGVNEFQTEIEMLSKLRHKHLVSLIGFCEDNDEMCLVYDYMALGTFRDHLYKGNKRLGTLSWKQRLEICIGAARGLHYLHTGAKYTIIHRDVKTTNILLDENWAAKVSDFGLSKTGPNMNNGHVSTVVKGSFGYLDPEYFRRQQLTEKSDVYSFGVVLFEALCARPVLNPNLPKEQVSLAEWALLCKRRGTLEEIIDPSLKGKINPESLKKFVDTAEKCLSDIGVERPTMNDLLWNLEFALTLQESGSTHSSVSHSGESELEEISLDDKDTASHNKSQSLGVQNELSQRQQQDSTSDNTGAIYSQFVNLNGR